From Micrococcus porci, one genomic window encodes:
- a CDS encoding CoA transferase gives MPRVSAPVPSPRRWWAGPLDVEQLAWGAVEDARDAVQALVDARGQGWRVGTSPELVAASFAAIEHLRVVGEPVASWAPMSGFVRAVDGWVRTHANYPHHAAALGRALGATDRASLERAVAGRTALDVEEAVHDAGGIAVAVRRATQWAAHPQGVATSGEPWVSVDAGRERAPLSGGALPLDGVRVLDLTRVIAGPAGSQLMACLGADVLRIDPPARPEIDAQFLSNGMGKRSATADLAEHRTELEALLAGADVVLLGYRPGSLDRFGLGPDALAQRHPHLVVGSLSAWGERGPWARRAGFDSIVQAASGVALACSPDDGATPGALPVQALDHATGYALAAGVVRLLVEGRAGVVWASLLGAARTLLGFAAPPEERVAELGVPHVTVRSAAGTLNTVPPPLTLDGASVERDVAGYGAASLRWA, from the coding sequence ATGCCGCGCGTCTCCGCCCCCGTCCCCTCCCCCCGCCGCTGGTGGGCGGGCCCGCTGGACGTCGAACAGCTGGCCTGGGGCGCAGTCGAGGACGCCCGGGACGCGGTCCAGGCGCTCGTCGACGCGCGGGGGCAGGGATGGCGGGTCGGCACGTCGCCGGAGCTCGTCGCCGCCTCCTTCGCCGCCATCGAGCACCTGCGGGTGGTCGGCGAGCCCGTGGCGTCCTGGGCCCCGATGTCCGGCTTCGTCCGCGCGGTGGACGGCTGGGTGCGCACCCACGCGAACTATCCGCACCACGCGGCCGCCCTCGGCCGCGCGCTCGGGGCCACGGACCGCGCGTCGCTGGAGCGGGCCGTGGCGGGGCGAACCGCGCTGGACGTGGAGGAGGCGGTGCACGACGCCGGCGGGATCGCCGTGGCCGTCCGCCGCGCCACGCAGTGGGCCGCGCACCCGCAGGGCGTGGCGACGAGCGGCGAGCCGTGGGTCTCGGTGGACGCCGGCCGCGAGCGCGCTCCGCTCTCCGGCGGGGCACTGCCCCTGGACGGCGTGCGCGTCCTGGACCTGACCCGCGTGATCGCCGGGCCGGCCGGCTCGCAGCTCATGGCGTGCCTCGGTGCGGACGTGCTGCGCATCGACCCGCCGGCGCGGCCCGAGATCGACGCCCAGTTCCTCTCGAACGGGATGGGCAAGCGGTCCGCCACCGCGGACCTGGCCGAGCACCGCACCGAGCTGGAGGCGCTGCTGGCGGGGGCCGACGTCGTCCTGCTGGGCTACCGGCCCGGGTCCCTGGACCGCTTCGGCCTGGGTCCGGACGCGCTCGCGCAGCGGCACCCGCATCTGGTGGTCGGGTCCCTCTCGGCCTGGGGCGAGCGCGGCCCGTGGGCGCGGAGGGCGGGGTTCGACTCGATCGTGCAGGCCGCCTCGGGCGTCGCGCTGGCGTGCTCCCCGGACGACGGCGCCACCCCCGGCGCCCTGCCCGTGCAGGCGCTCGACCACGCGACCGGGTACGCCCTGGCGGCCGGGGTGGTGCGCCTGCTGGTGGAGGGGCGGGCCGGCGTGGTGTGGGCGAGCCTCCTGGGCGCGGCCCGGACGCTGCTCGGGTTCGCGGCCCCGCCGGAGGAACGGGTGGCGGAGCTGGGCGTGCCGCACGTGACGGTGCGGTCCGCCGCGGGCACGCTGAACACCGTGCCGCCGCCGCTCACGCTGGACGGGGCGAGCGTCGAGCGGGACGTGGCCGGCTACGGGGCGGCGTCACTGCGCTGGGCGTGA
- a CDS encoding class I SAM-dependent methyltransferase: MTPSDPNGATYDDARLAALYDHDNPPGEDHAYFRQVADESRARRIVDLGCGTGSLTVTFAGEGRAVVGIDPAEAMLAVARARPGGNAVTWRQGTAELIEPASADLVVMSGNVAMHLIGEVWHATLRRVATGLVPGGRLVFETRNPVLRAWEDWSHGPTERTTPAGRLLETETVTAPDADGVVLMRSRTVFLADGALVEAEQRLQFRSAAQVRADLDAVGLTVERISGDWHRTPFDDATDRLMGVEARKA, from the coding sequence ATGACCCCCTCCGACCCCAACGGGGCCACCTACGACGACGCCCGCCTCGCCGCCCTCTACGACCACGACAATCCGCCCGGCGAGGACCACGCCTACTTCCGGCAGGTCGCCGACGAGTCCCGCGCGCGGCGCATCGTGGACCTCGGCTGCGGGACCGGGTCGCTGACCGTGACGTTCGCGGGCGAGGGGCGCGCCGTCGTCGGGATCGACCCGGCCGAGGCCATGCTGGCCGTGGCGCGCGCCCGCCCCGGCGGGAACGCGGTGACGTGGCGGCAGGGCACGGCGGAGCTGATCGAGCCGGCGTCGGCGGACCTGGTGGTGATGAGCGGGAACGTGGCCATGCACCTGATCGGGGAGGTCTGGCACGCCACCCTGCGGCGCGTCGCCACCGGCCTGGTTCCCGGCGGACGTCTCGTGTTCGAGACCCGCAACCCGGTGCTGCGCGCATGGGAGGACTGGAGCCACGGCCCCACCGAGCGCACGACGCCGGCCGGTCGCCTCCTCGAAACCGAGACCGTGACCGCGCCGGACGCGGACGGCGTGGTGCTCATGAGGTCACGGACCGTATTCCTGGCCGACGGCGCCCTCGTCGAGGCGGAGCAGCGCCTGCAGTTCCGCTCGGCAGCGCAGGTGCGCGCCGACCTGGACGCGGTGGGGCTGACCGTCGAGCGGATCTCCGGCGACTGGCACCGCACGCCGTTCGACGACGCCACAGACCGACTGATGGGGGTGGAGGCGCGGAAGGCCTGA
- a CDS encoding transposase, with amino-acid sequence MQLIEERIRAKQCSGWAACAAVGEALGGISPHTLRNWWKQSHVDRGETPGVSTDEFEEMRRLRRENLELRRANEILRKASAFFAAEHDRPTTR; translated from the coding sequence TTGCAGCTCATCGAGGAGCGCATCCGCGCCAAGCAGTGCTCCGGTTGGGCCGCCTGCGCGGCCGTGGGCGAGGCCCTCGGCGGGATCTCACCCCACACCCTGCGGAACTGGTGGAAGCAAAGCCACGTCGACCGAGGCGAGACCCCCGGTGTGAGCACTGACGAGTTTGAAGAGATGCGCCGGCTGCGCCGGGAGAACCTCGAGCTGCGCCGCGCGAACGAGATCCTACGCAAGGCTTCAGCTTTTTTCGCAGCGGAGCACGACCGCCCCACGACGAGATGA